One Terriglobales bacterium genomic region harbors:
- the atpH gene encoding ATP synthase F1 subunit delta, translated as MAAVNSRYARAFADVVFDKKMDANQTIDELHTLAHLVESNAPLRTVWESPSVPAEQKRKVLDQIVHAVGASPMTRNLVAVLIDNRRIAALPEIARQFQQELSARLGIADAEIITARDLGDEEKRALEQQITALTGKKVRAAYRRDTKLLGGAVVKVGSTIYDGSVKGQLRRLKEQLSAG; from the coding sequence ATGGCCGCCGTCAATAGCCGCTACGCCCGGGCCTTCGCGGACGTGGTCTTCGACAAGAAGATGGACGCGAACCAGACCATCGACGAGCTGCACACCCTGGCGCACCTGGTGGAGAGCAATGCCCCTCTGCGCACCGTATGGGAGAGCCCGTCGGTGCCGGCGGAGCAGAAGCGCAAGGTGCTGGACCAGATCGTGCACGCCGTGGGCGCGTCGCCGATGACCCGCAACCTGGTGGCGGTGCTCATCGACAACCGGCGCATCGCCGCCCTGCCGGAGATTGCGCGCCAGTTCCAGCAAGAACTGAGCGCGCGGCTGGGCATCGCCGACGCCGAGATCATCACCGCCCGCGACCTGGGCGACGAAGAGAAGCGCGCCCTGGAGCAGCAGATCACCGCCCTGACGGGCAAGAAGGTCCGGGCCGCATACCGCCGGGACACGAAGCTGCTGGGCGGTGCCGTGGTCAAGGTCGGCAGCACCATCTACGACGGGTCGGTGAAGGGACAGTTGCGCAGGTTGAAGGAGCAGTTGAGCGCAGGGTAG